In one Candidatus Babeliales bacterium genomic region, the following are encoded:
- a CDS encoding Fic family protein: protein MDIKKRIGTYVRQGITGAYYQAYVPQPLPPDPALNMEQLYPYLDKAISAVAELNGVAKSIPNISLFIYMYVRKEALLSSQIEGTQSSFADLMLFEHEQKPDVAIEDVEEVSHYVAAINYGLKRIKEGFPLSLRLIREIHGVLLSGGRGKHKDPGEFRRSQNWIGGSRPGNALFVPPSPEYLKQCLADLEGFFYDEACTYHILIKAGLVHLQFETIHPFLDGNGRIGRLLIILMLCDNGFLSVPIVYLSLYLKQNRALYYELLQQVRENGTWEAWFEFFLQGVSYSAQQALLTIEKINTLFAHDMAEIEGLGKARFSALLVFEHLKKLPQVTVALLAQELDISEPTARSSLKHLQQLRIVEEVTGKMRDRTYVYRKYLDILEQGAEPL, encoded by the coding sequence GTGGATATTAAAAAAAGAATTGGCACTTATGTGCGACAAGGTATTACTGGTGCGTATTATCAGGCCTATGTACCACAGCCATTACCACCAGATCCAGCTTTAAATATGGAACAATTATACCCCTATTTGGATAAGGCTATAAGTGCAGTAGCAGAGTTAAACGGGGTTGCAAAATCAATTCCTAATATTTCTCTTTTCATTTATATGTACGTGCGCAAAGAAGCGCTGTTATCTTCTCAAATAGAGGGGACACAAAGTTCTTTTGCCGATTTAATGTTATTTGAGCATGAACAAAAGCCTGATGTTGCAATAGAAGATGTTGAAGAAGTGTCGCATTATGTTGCTGCTATCAATTATGGATTAAAGCGAATAAAAGAAGGTTTTCCTTTGAGTTTGCGACTTATTCGAGAAATTCATGGAGTATTATTAAGTGGTGGTCGAGGAAAACACAAAGATCCCGGTGAATTTAGAAGATCACAAAACTGGATTGGTGGATCTCGGCCAGGAAATGCTCTGTTTGTGCCTCCGTCTCCTGAATATTTGAAACAATGTTTAGCTGATTTGGAAGGTTTTTTTTACGATGAAGCGTGCACATATCATATACTCATTAAAGCAGGATTGGTGCATCTACAGTTTGAAACGATCCATCCTTTTTTAGATGGTAATGGTAGAATTGGGCGACTGCTTATTATTTTGATGTTGTGTGACAATGGTTTTTTATCAGTTCCTATTGTGTATTTAAGTTTATATCTAAAACAGAATCGTGCTTTATATTATGAGTTGTTGCAGCAGGTGCGAGAAAATGGAACATGGGAAGCATGGTTTGAATTCTTTTTACAAGGAGTTTCATATTCAGCGCAACAGGCATTGTTAACCATAGAAAAAATTAATACGTTATTTGCGCACGATATGGCTGAGATTGAAGGGCTTGGTAAAGCGCGATTTTCAGCTCTATTAGTTTTTGAGCATTTAAAAAAATTACCGCAGGTTACGGTAGCATTGCTTGCGCAAGAACTTGATATCTCAGAGCCTACTGCACGATCATCATTGAAACATTTGCAACAATTGCGCATTGTTGAAGAGGTTACGGGTAAAATGCGTGATCGAACATACGTGTACAGAAAATATCTTGATATCTTAGAGCAGGGTGCTGAACCATTATAA